Below is a window of Aeromonas veronii DNA.
CCTTTTTTCGTTTTAACCTTATCAATAGGCTGTTATTGCCTTAAACCTCACATTAGATAGGGGGCTTGCTTGCTTTTTACTCCCCCGACAGGTTCAATCTGCACAAAAAAAGGGTGGATGCACATACATATGTCAATGAGCAAACAACTGCTGATCGTCGACGACGACCAAGAGATCCGCGAGCTGCTCAATGAGTACCTGACCCGGGCGGGCTTTCAGGTATTGACGGCGGCGGAGGGCAACGAGATGCGCCAGCAGCTCTCCCAGCACAGCCCGGACCTGATTATTCTGGACATCATGATGCCCGGCGAGGACGGTTTTACCCTCTGCCAGCAGATCCGTCGTGATTCTCAGGTTCCCATCATCATGCTGACCGCCGCCTCCGACGAAGCGGATCGGGTGATCGGCCTCGAACTCGGTGCTGACGACTATATCGCCAAGCCGTTCAGCCCCCGTGAACTGCAGGCCCGCATCAAGGCGCTGCTGCGCCGCGCCGAATTCCGCCAGCCGGAAAAAGAGAAGGAACCTAGCCGCCGCCTGCGCTTCGCCGAGTGGACCCTCGACACCCTGAGCCATCAGCTGACCCACGACGATGGCAGCCTGCTGGATCTCTCCGGCAGCGATGCCCTGCTGCTCGGCATGTTCCTGCAACAGCCCGGCGTGGTGCTGGATCGGGATACCATCTCCGATGCCACCCGCGGCCGCGAAAGCCTGCCGATGGAGCGCGGCATCGACGTACAGATCAGCCGTCTGCGCCAGAAGCTGGGTGACAACGGCAAGAGCCCGCGCATCATCAAGACCATTCGCGGTAGCGGCTACATGCTGATTGCCGAGGTGCACGAGCTGCCATGAGCAACAAGTGGTCCTGGGGGGCGCTGGTGCCCCGCTCCCTGCTGTCACGGATGATCCTGCTGCTGCTGCTGGCTATCCTGCTCTCCCAGACCATTCTGACCGGTATCTGGATGCAGCAGATCCAGAAGCGGGAGCTGGAGGGGATGATCAGCACCACCCGCAACCTGGCGCTCTCCGCCGCCTCCACCGTCAACTTCTTCAAATCCCTGCCGCTGCAGTATCGCCATATCGCGCTGGATCAGCTGCGCAACATGGGCGGCAGCCGCTTCTTCGTCTCGCTCAACGAAGAGGAGATCCACATCAGCGCCATCCCCGACAGCGAGCGCAAGACGCTGGTGCTGAAAGAAGTGCAGGGGGTGCTGACCCGCAAGCTCTCCGAT
It encodes the following:
- a CDS encoding response regulator transcription factor codes for the protein MSMSKQLLIVDDDQEIRELLNEYLTRAGFQVLTAAEGNEMRQQLSQHSPDLIILDIMMPGEDGFTLCQQIRRDSQVPIIMLTAASDEADRVIGLELGADDYIAKPFSPRELQARIKALLRRAEFRQPEKEKEPSRRLRFAEWTLDTLSHQLTHDDGSLLDLSGSDALLLGMFLQQPGVVLDRDTISDATRGRESLPMERGIDVQISRLRQKLGDNGKSPRIIKTIRGSGYMLIAEVHELP